Genomic segment of Paenibacillus sp. FSL R5-0623:
ATGTGGCATGGGATGAACTGGCGGAAACCACTCGCATCTCGGCTAGATTTTTGGACAATGTCATCGATGCAACACCATATCATTTTGAGGAAAATAGACTGAATCAGCAGCGTGAACGCCGGGTTGGGCTTGGCACGATGGGACTGGCAGAGCTGATGATTAAGCTGCGTATTCGATACGGCAGTCCTGAATCTCTTGCATTTCTGGATAAACTGTATGGATTCATGGCGAAGGAGGCCTATCTGGCATCGGCAGAGATTGCAGCAGAGAAGGGGGCTTTCCCAGCTTTCGAAGCTGAACCGTACTTACAGAGTGGATTCATGAAAAACATGGTTGCGACGTACCCTGAAGTGGGAGAGGCCATTCGTAAACAGGGCATTCGAAATGTCACACTGATCACACAAGCGCCAACGGGAAGTACAGGTACAATGGTTGGAACATCAACAGGTATTGAGCCGTACTTCGCCTTCAAGTATTTCCGTCAAAGCCGTCTAGGTTATGATGAACAGTTCGTACCGATTGCACAAGACTGGCTGGATGAACATCCGGGTGAAGCTTTACCAGATTATTATGTGACGGCAATGGATCTGTCGGCTGAGAATCACATACGGGTGCAGGCTGCCATTCAGCAATGGGTGGATAGTTCGATCTCGAAGACCGCCAACTGTCCGGCTGATTTTACAGTGGAGGATACGGCTGAGCTGTACGAACTGGCCTTCGACCTTGGCTGCAAGGGAGTAACGATATACCGCGACGGTAGCAGGGATGTGCAGGTGCTGTCCACGTCGAAGAAGGAAGCGACCCAGGCTAAAGATCAGAACACGGCTGAAGCTGAAGAGAAGACAGTCGTATCTGCAATAGAAAACCCGAATAATGTTGAAGTGCAGGCAAGTGATGGGAATTTCAATAGCCAGGTTGGTGTTAGCACGCATTCTTCCGATCAACCCCCTTCCTCTTCTACAGTGCTGGATAAACAATATAGAAGCCGTCCTCAAGTACTGCGCGGTGCGACATACAAAATCAATACGCCATTCGGTATGGCTTACATTACGATCAATGATCTGGAGGGAACCCCGGGTGAGATCTTCCTGAACGTGGGCAAAGCGGGATCGGACGTGTTTGCCATGGCTGAGGCACTCGGTCGAGTATGCTCTCTGTTCCTTCGATACGGAGATCATGGGCACAAGGTTGAACTGTTGATCAAACATCTCAAGGGAATCGGTGGTTCGGGAGCGATTGGCTTCGGAGCCAACAGGGTTGAATCGATTGCTGATGCAGTCGCCAAAGCATTGGAAAGTCATGTACAGAGCAGTGCTCTGGAGAACGAAATTGGAGCAGTACAAGAACAGAACCAAGTGGAGAGCACGTATCCCAAAGTGGAGGATCAGAAAACCTTTATCGAATCGAGAGATTTATGCCCTTCATGCGGCTCGGCATCCCTGATGAATGTGGAAGGATGCAAAACATGCAGCAACTGTGGGTACAGTAAGTGCAATTAAATAGCATTTGGAAAAAGTAAAAAAGAAAAGGCATTCCTGACTCCATTACGAAGTCAGGAATGCCTTTTTGTCATTTAGCTAATTAACACCAATCCTGGCATCGATCTGCAAGTGATTGCAATTCATTAAATAAAACGCCAGCATGGTAGCCGTCGCACACGGCGTGATGTAACTGAATGGATAAGGGAAGATAAACTTTATCGTTTTGTTGAACATATTTTCCCATCGTGAATATAGGCAACAAGTAGGTTCCCTCATTGTAAATATTCAGATTAAATCCCGTAAAGTTCACCCAGGGAATACTGGAAACGGGAAAAGTATTTGGTGGTTCATCAGGTTTGGCAACAAATTGTTTGTAATCTTTGTAATTGTTCATATCTTCCAGATAACGATTGTGGAACGTCTCAAAATCTTCATGGAATGCTGTCCAGATCGTTGAGAAACTTTTGTCGTCCTCATGAAAAATCGTATAACTCGGAGACATTTCGTCCCAGTAGCCCAATCTCCCCTCGGCATCAAAACAGGTTCGAAACTCCCTATGTGCATTGACGACTGTAGAGATCATATGAATAAGAGCCGGATAGAACTTCAATCCTTTAAACTTGAGTTCGGTGATCAATAGCGTGATATCCAGATTAGCAGTTATGCTGTAGGTACATCTGACCTGATTCAAGTAGTGGTCAAAGTATGGCTTTCGATCCCACTGATCTAACACGATTGAATTAAACATAAGTTATAACCTCCTAAATTTGAATAATGTCTTTATTTAGGAGGTATATTTGACTGATTTGACCATATCCTATCACATTCCCAGTATCGTATTTTTAGAAATTGACCATCTCAGTATAACATGATACTGAATGTGTCGCTTATAGCGAAATCCTCTG
This window contains:
- a CDS encoding adenosylcobalamin-dependent ribonucleoside-diphosphate reductase, producing MKSNQRSYPLEGLSEKIFLDRYAWKDADSNHAKVGDVVLVLTKDDPKFPTKEVGEIIERKGQLVQVRTRSGEMIETNVEKLTLNIEKTPEEMWDRLAKAMASVESTADQRATWESKFRSVLEDWKLVPGGRIAAGAGASDELTLFNCYVIPSPQDSRGGIMRTLTEMTEIMARGGGVGINLSSLRPRRAVVKGVNGSSSGSVSWGGLFSYTTGLIEQGGSRRGALMLMMNDWHPDVLDFITVKQTMGQVTNANLSVCVSNAFMEAVKQDSDWDLVFPDTNDPDYDTEWNGDMQQWKAAGHSVVHYRTLKAREIWHTIIESAWKSAEPGVVFMEYYNQMSNSWYFNPIICTNPCGEQGLPGWGVCNLSAINLSKFYDETNHDVAWDELAETTRISARFLDNVIDATPYHFEENRLNQQRERRVGLGTMGLAELMIKLRIRYGSPESLAFLDKLYGFMAKEAYLASAEIAAEKGAFPAFEAEPYLQSGFMKNMVATYPEVGEAIRKQGIRNVTLITQAPTGSTGTMVGTSTGIEPYFAFKYFRQSRLGYDEQFVPIAQDWLDEHPGEALPDYYVTAMDLSAENHIRVQAAIQQWVDSSISKTANCPADFTVEDTAELYELAFDLGCKGVTIYRDGSRDVQVLSTSKKEATQAKDQNTAEAEEKTVVSAIENPNNVEVQASDGNFNSQVGVSTHSSDQPPSSSTVLDKQYRSRPQVLRGATYKINTPFGMAYITINDLEGTPGEIFLNVGKAGSDVFAMAEALGRVCSLFLRYGDHGHKVELLIKHLKGIGGSGAIGFGANRVESIADAVAKALESHVQSSALENEIGAVQEQNQVESTYPKVEDQKTFIESRDLCPSCGSASLMNVEGCKTCSNCGYSKCN
- the catA gene encoding type A chloramphenicol O-acetyltransferase; translation: MFNSIVLDQWDRKPYFDHYLNQVRCTYSITANLDITLLITELKFKGLKFYPALIHMISTVVNAHREFRTCFDAEGRLGYWDEMSPSYTIFHEDDKSFSTIWTAFHEDFETFHNRYLEDMNNYKDYKQFVAKPDEPPNTFPVSSIPWVNFTGFNLNIYNEGTYLLPIFTMGKYVQQNDKVYLPLSIQLHHAVCDGYHAGVLFNELQSLADRCQDWC